Proteins from a single region of Kluyveromyces lactis strain NRRL Y-1140 chromosome C complete sequence:
- the YCT1 gene encoding Yct1p (similar to uniprot|Q12235 Saccharomyces cerevisiae YLL055W Hypothetical ORF), with product MTATNSLDKDDAIIEKLDRVNSLLSEGHAIEHYSEDSDDTELRDDKTKSKYAVVSSRDADATLGFLEEFDPQVPAITAEQEKRLSRKVTWIIVSLTAFINLILYSDKATASYASILGLWEEVGITQNQYNNSNTLFYVGFIVGQANLYFVQTYPLKYVVSVMTALWTIVIFLHCACTNYRSFYVLRFFLGFVESVAIPCLNTTMGQFLTADEKAASAPMFYSTCVGVTIPVGFIAYGVLNITSTSVSLWKIFMMIIGACTFLLTILVLFIYPNNPTDAKFLNTNEKVWVIRRVQQTTGSSIEQKVVKKHQIKEALLDPISWLFAAFFLLQQLANNLPYQQTLLFKSIGNISSLDSTLVSVASGGFAVACCILATTFLLYFKNYTAFSVVFWTIPSFVGSIAMVSIPFDKHIALLAMLCMASPAFGVPWILMFSWNSTTCSGYTKKLTRNAIVMFFFCVANLISPQLWQEKDGPRYIPAWIVQIVLSFSIAPSIAIVIWYILRKRNQERAINLEAEEKKFGLIEVNGESIKANIAMLDLTDHENKTFIYPL from the coding sequence ATGACTGCTACTAACAGTTTGGATAAGGACGATGCAATCATCGAGAAACTCGATAGAGTCAACTCGCTGCTTAGCGAAGGCCATGCGATCGAACATTACTCCGAGGATTCCGACGATACTGAATTGAGGGACGATAAGACTAAGAGTAAGTATGCCGTGGTTTCCTCGAGGGATGCAGATGCTACGCTAGGGTTCTTGGAGGAATTCGATCCACAAGTGCCTGCGATTACTGCTGAGCAGGAGAAGAGGTTATCCCGTAAGGTCACGTGGATCATTGTGTCCTTAACTgctttcatcaatttgattctttacTCGGATAAGGCAACAGCTTCTTATGCATCGATTTTGGGTTTATGGGAAGAAGTTGGAATCACTCAAAATCAGTACAATAACTCCAATACATTGTTTTATGTCGGCTTCATCGTGGGTCAGGCTAACCTTTACTTTGTGCAAACATACCCATTGAAATACGTTGTGTCTGTCATGACTGCTCTATGGACCATTGTTATCTTCTTACACTGTGCTTGTACCAATTACAGAAGTTTCTACGTACTACGGTTCTTCTTGGGTTTTGTCGAATCCGTTGCTATACCTTGTTTGAACACAACGATGGGACAATTTTTGACAGCTGATGAAAAAGCGGCTTCAGCGCCAATGTTTTACAGTACCTGTGTTGGTGTCACTATCCCAGTTGGTTTCATCGCTTATGGTGTTTTGAACATCACTTCAACCTCGGTTTCGTTATGGAAAATCTTTATGATGATCATTGGTGCTTGTACTTTCTTGCTAACCATCTTGGTCTTGTTCATCTATCCAAATAACCCAACTGATGCTAAGTTCTTGAATACTAATGAAAAAGTTTGGGTCATTAGAAGAGTGCAACAGACCACTGGTTCATCTATCGAGCAGAAAGTTGTCAAGAAGCACCAAATTAAAGAAGCGCTGCTTGATCCTATCTCGTGGTTGTTTGCTGCCTTCTTCCTTTTGCAACAGTTGGCCAATAACTTACCATACCAACAAACacttttgttcaaatccATTGGTAATATCTCCAGTTTAGACTCTACTTTGGTGTCTGTTGCTTCTGGTGGGTTTGCAGTCGCTTGTTGTATCCTGGCTACCACTTTCCTATtgtatttcaagaattatACGGCATTTTCAGTGGTGTTCTGGACTATCCCATCTTTCGTTGGTTCCATTGCAATGGTTTCCATTCCATTCGACAAACATATTGCTTTGTTGGCCATGTTGTGTATGGCTTCTCCAGCCTTCGGTGTCCCATGGATTCTAATGTTCAGTTGGAATTCTACAACATGCTCAGGGTAcacaaagaaattgactAGAAACGCCATAGtgatgttctttttctgtGTTGCCAATTTAATTTCACCTCAATTATGGCAAGAAAAGGACGGCCCAAGATACATCCCAGCATGGATCGTTCAAATTGTGCTATCGTTCTCCATTGCTCCATCGATTGCAATCGTCATCTGGTACATTCTAAGGAAGagaaatcaagaaagagcCATTAATTTGgaagctgaagaaaagaagttcGGTTTGATCGAAGTCAACGGTGAAAGCATCAAAGCTAACATCGCAATGTTGGATTTAACAGATCATGAGAATAAAACTTTCATTTATCCATTgtga
- a CDS encoding uncharacterized protein (similar to uniprot|P28273 YKL215C Saccharomyces cerevisiae Hypothetical ORF), with product MSKIKIAIDRGGTFTDCIANPGSGNPEDDVVIKLLSVDPRNYPDAPLEGIRRLLEICQGKSIPRGQNLDISGVDTIRMGTTLATNCALERTGERCALVTTKGFEDALVIGDQTRPNIFDLAIKRPRPLYETVVEVNERVTLADYAQDPKGKRTRPESEDDLVLGKSGETVRVLQRINEEEVRTTLNILYATGIRSLAVAFLHSYTYQEHEQKVYKIAKEIGFTHVSLSSELSPMIKYIPRANSAVADSYLTPVIESYLEGIESGLDKAEDTSIQFMQSDGGLVDAHKFSGLRAILSGPAGGVVGYSATCYNPENKIPLIGFDMGGTSTDVSRYGNGILEHVFETTTAGIVIQTPQLDINTVAAGGSSRLFWSNGLFKVGPESATAHLGPACYRKGGPLTITDANLYLGRLVPEFFPHIFGPNEDEPLDVEASRVLFEKITEEINNDLNSSMSVDEVAYGFLKVANESMARPIRTLTEAKGHVISQHRLISFGGAGGQHAVSIAETLGIDTVLIHRYSSILSAYGMFLADVVEESREPCSYVLDESNRETNALIEDKFNRLTSKCIDTLKQQGFNTETIRLEKYLNLRYEGTETALMVLESGDTSYTNQFHELHKKEFGFKFEDKSIIVDDVRVRATGVSNVREEEYIDSQLQRLVAKAAPEPLFRKPVMFGEGWVETPMYKLDDLEIGTKIQGPAIIADGTQTNLLTPNSTATILKSHLFIKIEKNTKTSKALSEASETIDPVLLSIFGHRFMDIAEQMGNQLRKTSVSTNVKERLDFSCALFDKDGNLVANAPHVPVHLGSMSTCIKMQAKLWEGKLKPGDSIMTNHPEMGGTHLPDITVITPAFDPKDATRILFYVASRAHHADIGGSLPGSMPPFSRELYEEGAAIYSEKLVEDGIFDEAKVVKLFFDEPAQYPGCSGSRKLADNVSDLKAQIAANTKGILLVGELVKEYGFKEIERYMYAIQSNASDTVKKTLNKLSLQMNRGDIDSVCQFQSHDFMDDGTKIYLKVTLDPRNDKYTFDFTGTTPQVYGNLNAPEAITYSATLYVLRCLVDEEIPLNQGCLDPVDVIIPKGSVLSPRQGAAVVGGNVMTSQRVTDVILKTLQVSADSQGDCNNFTFGNEGFGYYETICGGHGAGNFYWRSKNAKGDPTWEGTSAVHTNMTNTRMTDVEIFERHYPVILRQFAIRKASGGVGKFRGGNGVIREVEFTEQVQASILSERRVHPPNGLQGGGDGERGMNLWIRGGGSEDTEGSIVNLGGKNTVMMRPGDKIVIQTPGGGGYGCASEL from the coding sequence ATGTCGAAGATTAAGATAGCCATTGATAGAGGTGGTACTTTCACGGACTGTATTGCAAACCCTGGGTCGGGCAATCCAGAGGATGATGTTGTTATCAAATTGTTATCGGTAGACCCTAGGAACTACCCAGACGCTCCATTGGAAGGTATAAGACGTTTACTCGAGATTTGTCAAGGTAAATCGATACCTAGAGGTCAGAATCTAGATATCTCTGGTGTTGATACCATTAGGATGGGTACCACACTAGCAACCAATTGTGCATTGGAAAGAACCGGAGAAAGATGTGCGTTAGTCACTACTAAAGGTTTCGAGGATGCATTAGTAATTGGAGATCAGACTAGGCCTAATATCTTTGATTTGGCTATCAAGAGACCTAGACCTCTATATGAGACTGTTGTAGAAGTCAATGAGAGAGTAACGCTAGCAGATTATGCTCAAGATCCAAAGGGTAAGAGGACTCGGCCGgaatcagaagatgatCTCGTGTTAGGCAAGTCTGGAGAAACTGTTAGAGTGTTGCAAAGAattaatgaagaagaagttcgAACTACTTTGAACATTTTGTATGCTACCGGGATTAGATCATTGGCCGTTGCCTTTTTACATTCATATACATACCAAGAACATGAACAAAAGGTTTATAAGATCGCTAAAGAGATTGGTTTCACTCATGTTTCCTTATCTTCTGAATTATCGCCTATGATCAAGTATATTCCGAGGGCAAATTCAGCCGTTGCTGATTCTTACTTGACTCCAGTGATCGAATCGTACCTCGAAGGAATTGAGTCAGGTTTGGACAAAGCAGAAGACACTAGTATTCAATTTATGCAATCAGATGGTGGTCTTGTTGATGCACATAAATTTTCAGGTTTAAGGGCCATTCTCTCGGGACCTGCAGGCGGTGTGGTGGGATATTCTGCGACATGTTACAATCCAGAGAACAAGATCCCATTAATCGGGTTTGATATGGGTGGAACATCTACAGATGTCAGCAGGTATGGTAATGGTATCTTGGAACATGTGTTCGAAACCACCACTGCTGGAATCGTGATTCAAACTCCACAACTAGACATCAATACAGTTGCTGCAGGTGGATCTTCCAGATTATTTTGGAGCAATGGTCTTTTCAAAGTGGGCCCTGAATCAGCTACAGCGCATCTGGGTCCTGCATGTTACCGTAAAGGAGGCCCATTGACCATTACGGATGCGAACTTGTATCTTGGTAGATTAGTTCCAGAATTTTTCCCACATATCTTCGGTCCTAACGAAGATGAGCCCTTGGACGTTGAAGCTTCTAGGGTATTATTCGAAAAGATTACTGAAGAGATCAACAACGATCTAAATTCCTCGATGAGCGTTGATGAAGTTGCCTATGGGTTCTTAAAAGTTGCGAACGAGTCAATGGCTAGGCCAATCCGTACTTTGACCGAGGCTAAAGGACATGTGATTTCGCAGCATCGTCTTATTTCCTTTGGTGGGGCTGGTGGTCAACATGCCGTATCCATCGCTGAAACATTAGGAATTGATACAGTTTTGATTCATCGTTATTCTTCCATTCTTTCTGCGTATGGCATGTTCCTTGCGGATGTGGTTGAAGAGTCTAGAGAGCCTTGTTCTTACGTGCTAGATGAAAGTAATCGCGAAACAAATGCGTTGATTGAGGATAAATTCAATAGGCTCACATCCAAATGTATTGACACGCTAAAGCAACAAGGCTTCAACACTGAGACTATCAGATTGgagaaatatttgaacttgAGATATGAGGGTACAGAAACCGCTTTAATGGTCTTAGAATCGGGAGATACAAGCTACACAAACCAATTCCATGAACTACATAAAAAGGAGTTTGGATTCAAGTTTGAGGATAAATCGATCATAGTGGATGATGTGCGAGTAAGGGCCACTGGTGTATCCAACgtaagagaagaagagtacaTTGATTCTCAACTACAGAGATTGGTAGCAAAGGCTGCTCCTGAACCTTTATTCAGGAAACCTGTTATGTTCGGTGAAGGGTGGGTTGAGACTCCTATGTACAAATTGGATGATTTGGAGATCGGCACTAAAATACAAGGACCTGCCATCATAGCTGATGGTACCCAAACTAACTTATTGACACCAAACTCAACGGCTACGATTTTAAAATCACATCTGTTTATCAAGATCGAAAAGAACACTAAGACCAGTAAGGCTCTCTCAGAAGcttcagaaacaattgatcCCGTGTTATTATCAATCTTTGGACACAGGTTCATGGATATTGCAGAGCAGATGGGTAATCAGTTGAGAAAGACGTCTGTATCGACAAACGTGAAGGAAAGGCTAGATTTCTCTTGTGCACTATTTGACAAAGATGGTAACTTAGTGGCTAACGCACCTCACGTTCCAGTGCACTTGGGTTCGATGTCAACTTGCATAAAGATGCAAGCAAAACTCTGGGAAGGTAAATTAAAACCAGGCGACTCAATAATGACGAACCATCCGGAGATGGGTGGTACACATCTACCGGACATTACTGTAATCACACCAGCGTTCGACCCCAAAGATGCGACTCGTATCTTGTTCTATGTAGCGTCAAGAGCGCATCATGCAGATATCGGCGGATCCTTACCTGGTTCCATGCCCCCATTTTCAAGAGAGTTGTACGAGGAAGGTGCCGCCATATACAGTGAGAAGTTGGTAGAAGATGGTATATTCGACGAAGCGAAAGTCGTCAAATTGTTTTTCGATGAACCGGCACAGTACCCTGGTTGTAGTGGGTCGCGTAAGCTTGCTGACAACGTATCCGATTTGAAGGCCCAAATCGCCGCCAACACAAAGGGGATCCTGTTAGTCGGAGAACTAGTGAAAGAGTATGGATTCAAAGAGATCGAAAGATACATGTATGCGATCCAATCGAATGCCAGCGATACGGTGAAGAAGACTTTGAACAAGTTATCATTACAGATGAACCGCGGTGACATCGATTCCGTGTGCCAATTTCAGTCACATGACTTCATGGACGACGGTACCAAGATATACTTGAAAGTGACATTGGACCCAAGGAACGACAAATATACGTTCGACTTCACAGGAACAACACCTCAAGTGTATGGGAACTTGAACGCACCAGAAGCGATAACGTATTCTGCGACGTTGTACGTGTTGCGGTGTCTCGTGGATGAAGAGATCCCATTGAACCAAGGCTGTCTGGACCCAGTCGATGTGATAATCCCAAAGGGTAGCGTACTATCGCCAAGACAAGGTGCGGCTGTGGTGGGCGGCAATGTGATGACTTCACAAAGAGTCACCGATGTGATCCTAAAGACTTTACAAGTGTCAGCTGATTCCCAAGGCGATTGTAACAACTTCACCTTCGGTAACGAAGGATTTGGATACTATGAAACCATTTGCGGCGGGCACGGTGCAGGAAACTTCTACTGGAGAAGCAAAAATGCCAAAGGCGATCCGACGTGGGAAGGGACCAGTGCCGTTCATACCAACATGACCAACACAAGAATGACCGATGTGGAGATCTTCGAAAGACATTATCCTGTAATCTTGCGTCAGTTTGCAATAAGAAAGGCGTCTGGCGGTGTGGGCAAATTCCGTGGAGGGAATGGTGTCATTCGAGAAGTGGAATTTACAGAACAAGTGCAAGCTTCAATCCTTTCAGAGAGAAGAGTTCATCCGCCTAATGGACTCCAAGGTGGTGGTGATGGAGAAAGAGGAATGAACCTGTGGATAAGAGGAGGAGGAAGTGAAGACACCGAAGGTTCCATTGTGAACTTGGGAGGTAAGAACACCGTTATGATGCGTCCTGGAGATAAGATCGTGATCCAGACTCCAGGCGGTGGCGGCTATGGATGTGCCTCTGAGTTATAA
- a CDS encoding uncharacterized protein (no similarity) has protein sequence MNSRSLLTGVYKFDAKYVERIQEDPQYGPKDLILYQSLTGNYEIQHSNVLFCLT, from the coding sequence ATGAACTCCAGGTCGCTTTTAACCGGGGTCTACAAATTCGATGCGAAATACGTAGAAAGGATACAAGAGGACCCGCAGTATGGCCCCAAAGACCTCATATTGTATCAATCTCTAACTGGCAACTATGAAATACAACACTCTAATGTGCTGTTTTGTCTTACTTGA
- the MSO1 gene encoding Mso1p (similar to uniprot|Q9UVP9 Saccharomyces kluyveri Hypothetical protein and some similarites with YNR049C uniprot|P53604 Saccharomyces cerevisiae YNR049C MSO1 Probable component of the secretory vesicle docking complex acts at a late step in secretion shows genetic and physical interactions with Sec1p and is enriched in microsomal membrane fractions required for sporulation), with translation MSNSNGSGNLWSKVKSGTKSLSSSIQHLAVKTEHDGDTPNSTLVHKALVKYYSSQEPFQGFPAWLGHTGDRPEEKLSGSVKQKITGPFSSSNRHSSGAEKVSQSEIPVSIEESRSVPQRRTPGSSAFRGLVSSSNSNVTSQASSTLSNTSHNFMSEPSSGTAPRPTVSTQSSKYDSVSSRLMQSRLRMNRINSSSNLDA, from the coding sequence ATGTCGAATAGCAATGGGTCCGGTAATCTGTGGAGCAAAGTGAAGTCAGGAACGAAATCGTTATCCTCATCCATTCAACATCTAGCAGTAAAAACTGAACATGATGGCGATACACCAAATTCAACGTTGGTACACAAAGCTCTAGTGAAGTATTACTCTAGCCAGGAACCGTTCCAAGGGTTCCCGGCATGGTTAGGTCATACTGGAGACAGACCAGAGGAAAAGTTGTCTGGGTCTGTGAAGCAAAAGATCACTGGACCgttctcttcttctaataGGCATAGTAGTGGTGCAGAAAAGGTTTCACAATCAGAAATACCTGTTTCAATAGAGGAATCCAGGTCCGTACCTCAAAGAAGGACTCCCGGGTCTTCTGCTTTCAGAGGTCTCgtatcttcttcaaattcgaATGTGACGTCGCAGGCGTCGTCCACATTATCAAATACGTCTCATAATTTCATGAGCGAGCCTTCATCAGGTACCGCACCAAGGCCTACAGTGTCTACTCAATCGAGCAAGTACGATTCTGTTTCATCTAGACTAATGCAGAGCAGACTTCGCATGAATAGAATCAATTCCAGTTCCAACTTGGATGCTTAA
- the LYS9 gene encoding saccharopine dehydrogenase (NADP+, L-glutamate-forming) (highly similar to uniprot|P38999 YNR050C Saccharomyces cerevisiae LYS9 Saccharopine dehydrogenase (NADP L- glutamate-forming)) translates to MSKVLLLGSGFVAQPVVDVLSATDGISVTVACRTLNKAQALAKASGSNAISLDVSDPKQLDAALADHDLVISLIPYTYHPAVVQSAIRLKKNVVTSSYISDALRELEPAIKEAGITVMNEIGLDPGIDHLYAVKTIDEVHKVGGKIKSFVSYCGGLPAPEDSDNPLGYKFSWSSRGVLLALRNSAKYWKDGKIETVSSEDLMASAKPYFIYPGYSFVCYPNRDSTLFKELYHIPEADTVIRGTLRYQGFPEFVKALVDIGMLKDEPNELFASPQPWNKALAQYLGAASEKKEDLIKAIDSKTQWKSDDDRERILSGLAWLGLFSDKPFNARGNVLDTLCATLEELMQYEEGERDLVVLQHKFGIEWADGTTETRTSTLVDYGKVGGYSSMAATVGYPVAIATKFVLDGTIKGPGLVAPYSPAINDPIMKELKEKYGIYLKEKTIA, encoded by the coding sequence ATGTCTAAAGTTTTACTTCTTGGATCTGGTTTTGTTGCTCAACCTGTTGTCGACGTTTTGTCCGCTACTGATGGTATTTCAGTCACCGTCGCTTGTAGAACTTTGAACAAAGCTCAAGCTTTGGCCAAAGCTTCTGGTTCTAATGCCATCTCATTGGACGTTTCCGATCCAAAACAATTGGACGCTGCATTGGCTGACCACGATTTGGTGATCTCATTGATCCCATACACTTACCATCCAGCTGTGGTTCAATCTGCTATcagattgaagaagaacgtTGTTACCTCTTCATACATTTCCGATGCCTTAAGAGAATTGGAACCTGCTATCAAGGAAGCTGGTATCACCGTCATGAACGAAATTGGTTTGGACCCTGGTATCGACCATTTGTACGCTGTCAAGACCATTGACGAAGTGCACAAGGTTGGTGGTAAGATCAAGTCGTTTGTGTCGTACTGTGGTGGTCTACCAGCTCCAGAAGATTCTGACAATCCATTGGGTTACAAGTTCTCTTGGTCTTCAAGAGGTGTCTTGTTGGCATTGAGAAACAGTGCTAAGTACTGGAAAGATGGTAAGATCGAGACTGTGTCATCCGAAGATTTGATGGCCTCAGCTAAGCCTTACTTCATCTACCCAGGTTACTCTTTCGTATGTTACCCAAACAGAGATTCCactttgttcaaagaattgtACCATATTCCAGAAGCTGATACCGTCATCAGAGGTACTCTAAGATATCAAGGTTTCCCAGAATTCGTGAAGGCTTTGGTCGATATCGGTATGCTAAAGGACGAACCAAACGAATTGTTTGCTTCTCCACAGCCTTGGAACAAGGCTCTTGCACAATACTTAGGTGCTGcttcagaaaagaaagaggatCTAATTAAGGCCATCGATTCAAAGACACAATGGAAATCAGACGACGATAGAGAAAGAATCCTTTCTGGTCTTGCTTGGTTAGGTTTGTTCTCTGACAAGCCATTCAACGCTAGAGGTAATGTCTTGGACACCTTGTGTGCTACTCTAGAGGAATTGATGCAATACgaagaaggtgaaagaGATTTAGTCGTCTTGCAACACAAGTTCGGTATCGAATGGGCCGACGGAACGACTGAAACTAGAACCTCTACTCTAGTGGACTACGGTAAGGTCGGTGGATACTCCTCAATGGCTGCTACTGTCGGTTACCCAGTCGCCATCGCTACTAAATTCGTCTTGGACGGTACCATCAAGGGCCCAGGTTTGGTTGCTCCATACTCTCCAGCTATCAACGATCCTATCATGAAGGAACTAAAGGAGAAATACGGTATTTACCTAAAAGAGAAAACCATTGCTTGA
- a CDS encoding uncharacterized protein (no similarity) has product MAGKIAGCNSVTSTYIVTIYIYIYILQKSVNHQINKSSTSSSSSSKTHYSCSLSLSISSDVPLRWNFTGSGSPMCFAKFHWNFDSRGTIETAKLDSQTARRGDHWSGDNPPSISHSTN; this is encoded by the coding sequence ATGGCAGGAAAGATAGCAGGTTGCAATTCTGTTACCTCAACTTATATAGTcactatatatatatatatatatatattacaaAAGTCAGtaaatcatcaaatcaaCAAGAGTAGTACCAGTAGTAGCAGCTCATCAAAAACTCACTATTCCTGCTCTCTGTCGTTATCCATCTCGAGCGATGTGCCATTGAGATGGAATTTTACAGGTTCCGGTTCACCAATGTGTTTTGCGAAATTCCATTGGAATTTCGACAGCCGAGGTACAATCGAAACGGCAAAGCTAGACAGCCAGACAGCCAGACGGGGGGACCACTGGTCTGGGGACAACCCACCATCTATTAGTCATTCTACAAACTGA
- the OCA4 gene encoding Oca4p (similar to uniprot|P25366 Saccharomyces cerevisiae YCR095C Cytoplasmic protein required for replication of Brome mosaic virus in S. cerevisiae which is a model system for studying replication of positive-strand RNA viruses in their natural hosts), with amino-acid sequence MLVPPANFGIPEEGIYRCSKLETINLSFLETLNLNTIIFIGGQIPSNFFKEFFATNGIDYFVIKTSGDSSSLVAPDHKKRQSSANHGETRRKSLCDNCHYSYTLTDQDDLMLIKSQSIRRIFRILLDVSYHNVLLVDKTSAVIGILRKIQKWELSSIISEYRLFTGKNKNYFAETFLELIDIRLIQEEEQPNQQESHDTDSSTVTSRMDNLSVEEKQQQEQQQIQTVQESDLSMPPELPQHMMSMIHTMELKPEEDAKEHELPIKHSRSALGIFGNRYRLAFNKRERNEYTYYQASNVKNAFSIGVPTEEALPNWFKFQRDIWDQQHAVEEHNHYKESIFI; translated from the coding sequence ATGTTAGTTCCTCCAGCGAATTTCGGGATTCCCGAGGAAGGTATCTATCGATGCAGTAAACTTGAGACCATTAACCTATCATTTTTGGAGACTTTGAATTTAAATACGATCATATTCATCGGTGGTCAAATCCCGagtaatttcttcaaagagttcTTCGCCACTAACGGCATAGATTACTTTGTCATTAAGACCTCTGGTGATTCGAGTTCTTTGGTAGCCCCAGATCACAAAAAGCGTCAATCTTCTGCGAATCATGGTGAGACGAGACGGAAGAGTCTTTGTGATAACTGTCACTACAGTTACACACTCACGGACCAAGACGATTTGATGCTAATCAAGAGTCAGAGCATCCGGCGAATATTCCGGATACTGTTAGATGTCTCGTACCATAACGTATTGTTAGTGGATAAGACGTCCGCTGTGATTGGAATATTGAGAAAGATTCAGAAATGGGAACTATCCTCGATAATCAGCGAGTACAGGCTATTCACAGggaagaacaagaactaCTTTGCAGAGACGTTTTTGGAATTGATAGATATACGGCTAatacaagaagaagagcaacCAAACCAGCAGGAATCCCACGATACAGATTCTTCCACCGTGACTTCCCGGATGGATAATCTTTCAGTGGAAGAAAAGCAACAGCAAGAACAGCAACAAATACAAACTGTGCAAGAATCTGATCTATCCATGCCTCCGGAGTTACCTCAGCACATGATGAGCATGATCCATACGATGGAACTGAAACCAGAAGAGGATGCAAAGGAACATGAGCTTCCGATAAAACACTCCAGGTCTGCATTAGGCATTTTCGGAAACAGATATCGTTTGGCATTCAACAAGAGAGAACGCAATGAGTACACCTACTATCAGGCATCGAACGTTAAAAACGCATTTTCAATCGGAGTCCCCACTGAAGAGGCATTGCCGAACTGGTTCAAGTTCCAAAGAGACATTTGGGATCAACAGCATGCCGTTGAAGAACACAATCACTACAAAGAGAGTATATTTATATGA